The nucleotide sequence GTCCGAATCTGTGCCCTGGCAGGAAACCAGCGAGTATTTCGAAACCCGGCCGCCCCGCTCGCGCCGCTGGATCGCCCTGGGCGCCATCATCCCGCTGCTGGCCCTGAGCAACGTGATGTCCAACCGTCTGCTCCCGGAGTGGGCCTACGTGCCCTGGAATCTGGCGGTCGGGATCACCCTGCTGATCATCGCCCACCGCGCCGGTGAGGGGCCCCATGCTGTCGGTCTGCAGATCCGGCACTGGCACCGGCCGGTGGGAGTAGGTCTTCTGCTGGTCACCGGCGTCGCGCTCATCGTGGGGCTCGGCATCGCCATCCCGGCCACTCGATCCGCTTTCCTGGACTCCAGGGCAGCGAGCCCGTCGACGGCCACCATGCTGTATCAGACCCTGGTTCGCATCCCGCTGGGCACCGTGTTCCTGGAGGAGGTCGCCTTCCGGGGCGTTCTGCCCGCACTGCTCGGCGCCTCGCCGGCACTGCGCTGGCGGTGGGGTCCGGTGCTGGGTGCGTCCGTGATGTTCGGACTGTGGCACATCCTGCCCTCGCTGGGCATCGCCCACGGCAACAAGGCAGTCGCGACCGCACTGGGCGGCGATCAGCTGGTGGCGACCCTGCTGGCCGTACTCTCGATGATCGCGGCCGGCGTTCTGCTGTGTGCGTTGGTGCGACTCGGCAAGGGCATCAAGACCACCATGCTGGTCCACTGGTCGACGAATTCGCTCGGTTTCCTGGCGGCCTGGCTGGTCATCAACCATTGACAGGGCAGCACCCCTGATCCGTTGCAAAGACACGACGCTGGAGGGAAGTCCCGCGCCCCCGATGGTATTTCGGCCGAGCAATCGGGCCTTTGTGCCCTGCCGGCCATCAACCCGACGGCCGAGAGTGAGGGCCATGACCAACACACTGAAGCGAACGGATGCCGAACTCAAGAGCGCCGTCATGGATGAACTGTCCTGGATCCCCAGTATCAACAGCAGTCACATCGGCGTCACGGCCGACCACGGTTCGATCACCCTCACCGGCCAGGTCGACAGCTACCCGCAGAAGGTGCTCGCCGGCAAGGCCGCACTGCGTGTCCGTGGGGTGAGCGCCCTGGCCCAGGAGATCACCGTGCACAGCCTCTTCTCGACCGTGACCGACACCGACATCGCG is from Nakamurella sp. PAMC28650 and encodes:
- a CDS encoding CPBP family intramembrane glutamic endopeptidase, with protein sequence MAPITSSESVPWQETSEYFETRPPRSRRWIALGAIIPLLALSNVMSNRLLPEWAYVPWNLAVGITLLIIAHRAGEGPHAVGLQIRHWHRPVGVGLLLVTGVALIVGLGIAIPATRSAFLDSRAASPSTATMLYQTLVRIPLGTVFLEEVAFRGVLPALLGASPALRWRWGPVLGASVMFGLWHILPSLGIAHGNKAVATALGGDQLVATLLAVLSMIAAGVLLCALVRLGKGIKTTMLVHWSTNSLGFLAAWLVINH